From Pseudoalteromonas viridis, one genomic window encodes:
- a CDS encoding alpha-amylase → MIKQSLKALNTALITAGLGMSAQALAAPTTFVHLFEWSWQDIATECETFLGPKGYAAVQVSPPSEHITGAPWWTRYQPVSYQLESRSGNRAQFIDMVSRCKTAGVDIYVDAVINHMAHGSGTGVAGSTFGDKQYPIYSPQDFHETCAINDADYGNNAWRVQNCELVGLADLNTSAAYVQDTLATYLNDLVGIGVAGFRLDASKHMASSDIAAIMNKVNGEPLVFQEVIDQGGQAVRADEYFANGLVTEFKYSTKLGDTFKSGKLAWLNSFGEAWGMMPSYLAVVFVDNHDNQRGHGGAGNVVTYEDGALYDLANVFMLAFPYGYPKVMSSYDFNHDGDAGPPGSTVHQGNTLNCFANEWQCEHRRNMIAGAMEFRNNTTGHWTVNNWWDNGNNQIAFSRGDEGFVAINREGFGLNQTLHTGLTAGVYCDVLSGGKNTAGDACLGDQITVDQNGLANINVSAMNAVAIHHNSKLGDAPDVPAGDWQRTVVFIKAETAAGQDLFVRGGLDHAFAATLGRDCAQDPLQCAMPVRHNNLKNPTTQGWKQGDNFLDWQGSESGQSADAEGSALDWTTNLWPADWGTKATVESQGYGETPLNQWGAHYWMLDVDMDCSQTHNGWFEIKAYVKNGQGWEGDISQTNTPYSSNNHFARCGQISVFEFNQSNAIYSAF, encoded by the coding sequence ATGATTAAACAGTCACTCAAAGCGTTGAATACAGCGCTGATCACCGCAGGGCTCGGCATGTCAGCTCAGGCACTGGCCGCCCCCACAACCTTTGTTCATTTGTTCGAATGGTCCTGGCAGGATATTGCGACCGAGTGTGAAACCTTCCTGGGTCCAAAGGGTTACGCAGCCGTGCAGGTTTCACCACCGAGCGAACATATCACAGGCGCCCCCTGGTGGACTCGCTACCAGCCCGTTAGTTACCAATTGGAAAGTCGCAGCGGAAATCGCGCTCAATTTATCGACATGGTGTCGCGCTGTAAGACTGCGGGTGTCGATATTTATGTTGATGCAGTGATCAACCACATGGCCCACGGCAGTGGTACAGGTGTGGCGGGCAGCACGTTTGGTGACAAACAATACCCTATCTACAGCCCGCAAGACTTTCATGAAACCTGCGCGATTAACGATGCCGACTATGGCAACAACGCCTGGCGGGTACAAAACTGTGAGCTGGTTGGTCTGGCTGATCTGAACACATCTGCCGCTTATGTGCAGGATACGCTGGCCACTTATCTGAACGATTTGGTTGGTATTGGCGTGGCCGGATTCAGGCTGGATGCCAGTAAACATATGGCCTCGTCTGATATTGCTGCCATCATGAACAAGGTAAATGGTGAACCTCTGGTATTTCAGGAGGTGATTGATCAGGGCGGCCAGGCCGTGCGCGCTGATGAGTACTTTGCCAATGGTCTGGTGACTGAGTTTAAGTACAGCACCAAGCTGGGCGACACCTTCAAATCCGGCAAGCTGGCGTGGCTAAACAGTTTTGGTGAAGCCTGGGGCATGATGCCGAGCTACCTGGCCGTGGTATTCGTCGATAACCACGATAATCAGCGTGGTCATGGCGGGGCTGGCAACGTCGTAACCTACGAAGACGGCGCTCTGTACGATCTGGCCAATGTCTTTATGCTGGCTTTCCCCTACGGCTACCCGAAGGTGATGTCGAGCTATGACTTTAATCATGATGGCGACGCCGGACCACCGGGCAGCACTGTGCATCAGGGCAACACATTGAACTGCTTTGCTAATGAGTGGCAGTGTGAGCATCGTCGCAATATGATCGCTGGCGCCATGGAATTTAGAAACAACACCACAGGCCACTGGACCGTGAACAACTGGTGGGACAATGGCAATAACCAGATAGCCTTCTCCCGTGGCGATGAAGGGTTTGTGGCCATTAACCGTGAAGGTTTTGGCCTGAACCAGACGCTGCACACGGGGCTTACTGCAGGCGTTTACTGTGATGTGCTAAGCGGCGGCAAGAATACCGCGGGCGATGCCTGTCTTGGTGATCAAATCACAGTTGATCAAAATGGATTGGCAAATATCAACGTCAGCGCGATGAATGCCGTGGCAATTCATCACAACAGCAAACTGGGTGACGCGCCGGATGTGCCTGCGGGCGACTGGCAAAGAACCGTCGTATTCATCAAAGCCGAAACGGCAGCAGGCCAGGATCTATTCGTGCGTGGTGGCTTAGATCACGCTTTTGCAGCCACTTTAGGCCGCGATTGTGCTCAGGATCCGCTGCAATGTGCCATGCCGGTTCGTCACAACAATCTGAAAAATCCGACGACACAAGGCTGGAAGCAGGGCGATAACTTCCTTGACTGGCAGGGGAGCGAATCAGGCCAAAGTGCAGATGCCGAGGGCAGCGCACTGGACTGGACAACCAACCTGTGGCCTGCCGACTGGGGCACCAAAGCTACGGTAGAAAGCCAGGGCTATGGCGAAACGCCGCTGAACCAATGGGGTGCCCATTACTGGATGCTGGATGTAGACATGGACTGTAGCCAGACCCACAATGGCTGGTTTGAGATAAAAGCCTATGTGAAAAACGGCCAGGGCTGGGAAGGCGATATCAGCCAAACCAACACCCCTTACAGCAGCAATAACCACTTTGCCCGCTGCGGCCAGATCTCGGTGTTTGAATTCAATCAATCAAACGCAATTTACAGCGCTTTTTAA
- a CDS encoding helix-turn-helix domain-containing protein, whose protein sequence is MILKQLRLSKHLTQAQLAMMSGLNIRTIQRIEQGHTPSLESLKCLAAALDTDINTLREASFMTDKHTQSHPLPLWLRIWFFLGTFQSQPDRPLLSRLERVLHGFGLVFCLLGLFSEAALVGGLLLLINGYFISYCKYMGDKFAIW, encoded by the coding sequence ATGATCCTAAAACAACTCAGATTAAGCAAGCACCTGACCCAGGCCCAGCTGGCCATGATGTCCGGGCTCAATATCCGCACTATTCAGCGGATTGAACAAGGCCATACGCCCAGCCTGGAGTCTTTAAAATGCCTCGCTGCTGCACTGGATACCGACATTAACACATTACGGGAGGCATCTTTTATGACCGACAAACACACTCAATCGCACCCGCTGCCACTGTGGCTGCGGATTTGGTTTTTTCTGGGTACTTTTCAGAGTCAACCAGACAGGCCATTACTTAGCAGGCTTGAGCGGGTATTACATGGTTTTGGTTTGGTATTTTGTTTGCTGGGATTATTCAGCGAGGCCGCACTGGTTGGGGGGTTGCTGTTACTCATCAACGGATACTTTATTAGCTACTGTAAATATATGGGTGATAAGTTCGCTATCTGGTGA
- a CDS encoding leucine-rich repeat domain-containing protein: MIKIMSAILRLYLLSMACVVLASCGGGGSESGNSANTQIQTKTEEPQADNQAPTVSIIGETQVSEQTVFTLTAEASDDKAVTSYLWESEASGAKLELQNSDQPIVTVSVGDIEQDLDVVFFVTVADNEGLTQTAQHTLTVKASPTSSVEIAGPDSVVTPGDFTLTALYSPEANSEARSYQWQHDSAVPLELNGQDHDTLNVKVPTLTQSTDVTFKLTVTNEAEVSHHATHSVTLVPKDNLAPQVSVTGVSEIQAGGSFSLSANASDSDGQIASYQWRYESDSTLSLSGSDTANLLVVTSTVSQDTQALLTVTVTDDSGLTSSATHSVTIQPTVNVEPEVTITGPAIVEEFSQITLTADASDPDGEVVRYEWQIPEDAPITVTGAQSAQLVISAQAISQDTQVSLAVVVTDERGATAQDEFTLTLQALSNVKPTVSIQSNQTEFHEKLAFVLTAAADDSDGQISAYQWSHNGSAELQISGEQSAELNVISADLTEDTEVTFTVTVTDNQGETNADTFTATIVALKHRLTLRGKVTDEPIQHANVSLRSGEKHFQAQASETGEYELNVELDEADINTMMTLEASGINTQSHVTLVSMLGELGNLVQAAGADSVLDAEEQFSVNVTNLTTVEYALIQQNEESVANHSELQRAKRNVDPEEKLALASTLKAVIDHGYALPDGLASTLELARDLPKARALLRAIKAADPVLFRQIREDIKQDSDLMQQVKFVPDGTYYLSESSYFNGFAASLTFNSDNTGKLQSTESTSFTWQQSGAQLQLNLDSPISVYESGNYFNPDYQVNQLSLKLYQHGEQAQSAEVTMQKVATGDQPSEFTEPFQGHFIAANNLPELEKANLLGQWSINIPQTRSIALAYSIEFLENSRANITSTRNPETVYWTLDGNQLRYRFGSFSYKITVVRKFELGLQVLVELKPWYGEKQLLPAILIRHQDTSFDDINYVKTWTPEKLKGERESFLIDEHNNFQFTWDRDIQATMLNGNLVRHNYTFAGENVEYCDTTSEHCQTDHNFEYELLAKQGELIAVKYSSIDLRETTPTHIGSKVFVFRLSEEPLVTNAFTDAFVSQNNNYYIFGGRPNLFAVSDNRTVHLKGMRYCHSGEDNVSRCDDAIDIDGQKYWVTLNDDLVHLTHIETNEQSFLQLLQSDENGVTLCHFNEAQTCTDANTNNYAFSRPQLDIRLNLEGNGQAISSISEYRYKQSFSVLLVPDEGTTLSEVSGCDGTLASDNEHGFLYSVVEPLADCTIRAVFSKQAPYDDAMVLFNDALDIPHSWYFEFDWNNTGRLYSRYTKIDFTIERVSEELYSAKFDLAYHDYITLRLGNNEKVHASGFKLDYRESGLYLIWQAWNANTQSSYDLTPILVKNSKEVAATELTPQSMFGDWVLAYGAEWEDNRTHTDQYLSISLQDDNQGVVTSTDYQGKPWNHDIIWSITQDDRLRLEDNYGNVAKIKMFEQTEHGYKFAIDSINDDSHDANYDFFWFQRGTGVLLKRQSEPKLEDLTGKWRFSDANGERGFELYPGGQYRDGKYDGAFKSSWSDGVLAVMTKYNEQLGYDPVCDQQEPSCELRELHKFEVIRKQGNHLYVLDHRDNYGRPTKILRTVTLDSDPVLTQFESYLFWDTEWSRRDHFKLYEVTESITRYWRIYKSTHYSSPGLKLDIEGQEVSSLTLVDGKLREEAGELVYWIEIVSSNADGILVCRYLQGSRCDESNQHFLNYEIPSYQINIGASEGGSIKTNLPGNYQLYNQPLELEINYDPGMVVERFKECGLEYIRYLSSSHSRLLTFVNKKVKQACALDIQFSPRQANQSDRLGITDPLLTACVNKFNESYDPHIEYFDALKCDGAGALALDSLAGLSLFDELEEFTLVGVPAISSQAKQQLQQLTELKKLTLRDVEFSDLDFSILTQLEALTLEVDSLAQLSLPKHGELKSLTLTGDGPQKLDITDLSQLETLSIRGSGIQSLDVAGALKLRRIYANGSQLTSISGVSESHLLESLTINNTPMPQLDLTHYVNLESLYMEDTQIAELDISNATQLQRIIASRSELQRLAAFKPSPVRELRLMETQLIAIELGMMPELEKLDVHSARLQKIDLTGADALKRVVAKDNQISKVVMPASSQVGELYLNNNLITEFALTGSQQNEHLHVLNLTGNQLTQFDVTQFDNLYSLNLSDNPISRLALKHEQGIQTLALDNTVLTELDLSGFNRLNYLSINNTPIANLTIPATIDKLYASGTNITELNLPDGLSHADIYFRGNQLDSLSIADNVRYTRLYLRDTELSEQVKELLKNSSRDKVAAYRCSEGGYTCTGIN; this comes from the coding sequence ATGATTAAGATAATGTCTGCTATTTTACGACTATATTTACTATCGATGGCATGTGTTGTGTTGGCGTCGTGTGGCGGTGGCGGTAGTGAAAGCGGAAATAGTGCCAATACTCAAATCCAAACGAAGACTGAAGAGCCACAAGCAGACAACCAGGCTCCTACCGTTAGCATAATTGGCGAAACTCAGGTCTCAGAGCAGACTGTATTTACCCTTACTGCCGAGGCGTCAGATGACAAGGCCGTGACTAGTTATCTATGGGAGTCTGAAGCAAGTGGCGCTAAACTAGAGTTGCAAAACTCTGATCAGCCAATAGTTACAGTATCGGTTGGTGATATTGAGCAAGACTTAGATGTGGTCTTTTTTGTGACCGTTGCAGACAATGAAGGACTTACACAAACGGCGCAACACACACTCACAGTCAAAGCTTCACCGACATCGTCTGTAGAGATAGCTGGTCCAGACTCAGTTGTTACGCCAGGCGATTTTACACTCACTGCACTCTATTCTCCCGAAGCTAATAGTGAAGCACGCTCTTATCAGTGGCAACATGATTCAGCTGTACCGCTTGAGCTGAATGGACAAGATCACGACACACTCAATGTTAAAGTACCGACACTGACGCAATCTACCGATGTGACGTTTAAGCTCACCGTAACAAACGAAGCAGAAGTCAGTCATCATGCCACACACTCTGTAACACTCGTGCCAAAAGATAATCTTGCACCACAAGTGTCTGTAACTGGTGTAAGTGAGATTCAGGCTGGCGGCTCATTTTCACTAAGTGCTAATGCGAGCGACAGTGATGGCCAAATAGCAAGTTACCAGTGGCGTTATGAGTCTGACAGTACGTTGTCGCTCTCTGGCAGTGATACGGCAAACCTCTTAGTTGTAACATCCACTGTTAGTCAGGACACCCAAGCTTTGCTGACAGTAACTGTAACGGATGATTCCGGGCTGACATCTAGCGCTACGCATAGTGTCACAATCCAGCCAACGGTCAATGTTGAGCCTGAAGTGACTATCACAGGCCCTGCTATTGTTGAAGAGTTCAGTCAGATAACCTTGACGGCAGATGCGTCTGATCCCGACGGCGAAGTAGTGCGTTATGAGTGGCAGATCCCTGAGGACGCACCGATTACGGTCACGGGTGCTCAGTCAGCGCAGCTGGTCATAAGTGCACAAGCAATTTCTCAAGATACGCAGGTATCTCTGGCTGTGGTTGTAACAGATGAACGAGGTGCAACAGCGCAGGATGAGTTTACACTGACATTGCAAGCTTTATCAAACGTCAAACCCACGGTTTCTATTCAATCAAACCAGACTGAATTTCATGAAAAACTGGCTTTTGTACTAACAGCCGCTGCTGATGATAGTGATGGCCAGATTTCTGCCTATCAATGGTCTCATAACGGATCGGCTGAACTGCAAATTAGCGGTGAACAGAGTGCTGAACTCAATGTTATCAGTGCAGATTTAACAGAAGATACTGAAGTCACTTTCACTGTCACAGTGACTGATAATCAAGGTGAGACTAATGCAGATACTTTCACTGCAACCATTGTTGCCCTGAAGCATCGCCTTACTTTGCGAGGAAAAGTGACAGATGAACCAATCCAACATGCGAATGTCTCTTTACGCTCTGGTGAAAAACACTTTCAAGCTCAAGCGAGTGAAACGGGCGAGTATGAGTTGAACGTAGAGCTCGATGAAGCGGATATCAACACCATGATGACGCTTGAAGCATCTGGCATTAATACTCAAAGTCATGTGACTTTGGTGTCTATGTTAGGTGAGTTAGGCAATCTGGTGCAGGCTGCCGGAGCAGACTCTGTACTCGACGCTGAGGAGCAGTTCAGCGTGAATGTCACCAACCTCACAACGGTTGAATATGCGCTTATCCAGCAAAATGAAGAGAGTGTAGCTAACCATTCTGAGCTGCAACGGGCTAAACGCAATGTTGACCCCGAAGAAAAGCTGGCACTGGCCAGCACCTTAAAAGCGGTGATAGACCACGGTTATGCGTTACCGGACGGTCTCGCATCGACCCTTGAGTTAGCCAGAGATTTACCTAAGGCCCGAGCGCTGCTCAGAGCTATCAAGGCGGCAGATCCGGTACTCTTTAGGCAGATCCGCGAAGACATAAAGCAAGATAGTGACTTGATGCAACAAGTGAAATTTGTGCCAGACGGGACATACTACCTTTCGGAATCGAGCTACTTCAATGGCTTTGCAGCATCTTTGACATTCAATAGTGATAATACGGGTAAATTGCAGTCCACAGAGTCCACGTCGTTTACTTGGCAGCAGAGTGGAGCTCAATTACAGCTCAATCTGGACAGCCCAATCTCTGTTTATGAGTCTGGCAACTACTTTAATCCGGATTATCAGGTCAATCAGTTATCTCTAAAGTTATATCAGCATGGTGAGCAGGCACAGTCCGCTGAAGTGACGATGCAGAAAGTTGCAACGGGTGATCAACCTAGCGAATTTACAGAGCCATTCCAGGGGCATTTCATTGCGGCAAATAACCTGCCAGAACTTGAGAAAGCCAACCTGTTGGGGCAGTGGTCCATCAATATTCCGCAAACAAGGTCGATAGCCCTGGCTTACTCAATCGAATTTTTAGAAAATTCCAGAGCCAATATCACTTCTACCAGAAACCCGGAGACTGTCTATTGGACACTTGACGGGAATCAGTTGCGCTATCGATTTGGCAGCTTTTCTTACAAGATCACTGTGGTTCGCAAATTTGAGTTGGGGCTGCAAGTGTTGGTTGAATTGAAACCCTGGTATGGCGAGAAGCAACTTCTCCCTGCTATCTTGATCAGACATCAGGACACGAGTTTTGACGACATTAATTATGTTAAAACCTGGACACCTGAAAAGCTTAAAGGGGAAAGAGAAAGCTTCCTGATTGATGAGCATAATAACTTTCAGTTCACCTGGGACCGTGACATACAGGCCACTATGTTAAATGGCAACCTGGTGCGCCATAATTACACCTTTGCTGGCGAAAATGTTGAATACTGTGATACCACTTCAGAACATTGTCAGACTGACCATAATTTTGAGTATGAGCTGCTGGCAAAACAAGGTGAGTTGATTGCTGTAAAATATTCTTCTATAGACCTGCGAGAAACCACTCCCACGCATATTGGCAGTAAAGTATTTGTTTTTAGGCTGAGTGAGGAACCGCTTGTAACCAATGCGTTCACCGATGCATTTGTTAGCCAGAACAACAACTATTATATCTTCGGAGGTCGGCCAAATCTGTTTGCTGTCTCTGACAATAGAACTGTTCACTTAAAAGGCATGCGGTACTGCCACAGTGGTGAGGATAACGTTAGTCGTTGTGATGATGCTATTGATATAGATGGACAAAAGTACTGGGTAACACTGAATGACGACCTGGTGCACCTGACCCATATTGAAACGAACGAGCAATCCTTTTTACAACTGCTACAGTCTGATGAAAATGGCGTAACGCTGTGCCATTTCAATGAGGCGCAAACTTGCACTGACGCAAACACCAATAATTATGCTTTCTCCAGACCACAGCTGGATATACGGCTGAATCTGGAGGGTAACGGGCAGGCCATTTCATCGATCAGCGAATACCGTTACAAACAGAGCTTCTCAGTGCTTCTAGTACCTGATGAGGGCACCACTTTGTCTGAGGTTTCCGGGTGCGATGGCACATTGGCCTCAGATAATGAGCATGGCTTTTTGTATTCTGTGGTTGAGCCACTGGCTGATTGTACTATCCGGGCAGTGTTTTCAAAACAGGCCCCTTATGATGATGCAATGGTGTTGTTTAATGACGCTCTGGATATTCCACACAGCTGGTACTTTGAGTTTGACTGGAACAACACGGGCCGGTTATACAGCCGCTATACCAAGATTGACTTTACGATAGAGCGAGTCTCCGAAGAACTCTATTCAGCAAAGTTTGACCTAGCATATCATGACTATATAACCCTTCGTCTGGGTAATAACGAAAAAGTACATGCGAGCGGGTTTAAACTGGATTATCGCGAATCAGGTTTATATCTGATTTGGCAAGCCTGGAATGCCAATACTCAATCCAGTTATGATTTGACACCTATCTTGGTTAAAAATAGCAAAGAAGTCGCTGCAACAGAGCTAACGCCTCAAAGTATGTTTGGTGATTGGGTGCTGGCCTATGGTGCCGAATGGGAGGATAACCGGACACACACAGATCAGTATCTGAGCATATCTTTACAAGACGATAATCAGGGGGTTGTTACTTCAACTGATTATCAGGGCAAGCCGTGGAACCACGACATTATCTGGTCGATTACGCAGGATGACAGGCTTAGGTTGGAAGACAACTACGGTAACGTAGCAAAAATTAAAATGTTTGAGCAGACCGAGCACGGTTATAAGTTTGCAATCGACAGTATCAACGACGATTCGCACGACGCCAACTACGACTTTTTCTGGTTCCAGCGAGGCACAGGCGTACTACTAAAACGTCAAAGTGAACCCAAGCTTGAGGATTTGACTGGTAAATGGCGCTTCTCTGATGCGAATGGTGAGCGGGGCTTTGAGCTATATCCGGGTGGTCAGTATCGCGACGGGAAGTATGATGGTGCATTCAAAAGTAGCTGGTCTGATGGTGTATTGGCCGTAATGACGAAATACAATGAGCAGCTTGGTTATGATCCGGTCTGCGACCAGCAGGAGCCAAGCTGTGAGTTAAGAGAGTTGCACAAATTCGAAGTGATCCGAAAACAAGGGAATCACCTTTATGTGCTTGATCACCGTGACAACTACGGACGCCCAACTAAAATTCTGAGAACCGTCACGCTGGATAGTGATCCGGTATTAACGCAATTCGAGTCATATCTGTTTTGGGATACTGAGTGGAGCCGCAGGGATCATTTCAAGCTATATGAAGTGACTGAGTCTATAACCCGATACTGGCGTATATACAAATCAACCCACTATAGCAGTCCGGGGTTGAAGCTGGACATTGAAGGGCAAGAAGTTTCCAGTCTTACTTTGGTTGATGGTAAGTTGAGAGAAGAAGCGGGTGAACTTGTCTATTGGATCGAAATCGTCAGCAGCAATGCAGACGGCATATTAGTATGTCGCTATCTGCAAGGTAGCCGTTGCGACGAAAGTAACCAGCATTTCTTAAACTATGAGATCCCGTCTTATCAAATAAATATAGGTGCCAGTGAAGGGGGAAGTATTAAGACCAATCTTCCAGGCAACTACCAGTTATATAACCAACCACTGGAGTTAGAGATTAACTATGACCCTGGGATGGTTGTCGAGCGTTTTAAAGAATGTGGTCTTGAGTATATTCGTTACCTTAGTAGCTCGCATAGTAGATTATTGACCTTTGTAAATAAAAAAGTGAAGCAAGCGTGCGCACTTGATATCCAGTTTTCTCCTCGTCAGGCAAATCAATCGGATCGCCTGGGGATCACCGATCCTCTCCTCACAGCCTGTGTTAACAAATTCAATGAGTCTTATGACCCGCACATTGAGTATTTTGACGCACTAAAATGTGATGGTGCTGGGGCGCTCGCGCTGGATAGTCTGGCTGGCTTGAGTTTGTTTGATGAGTTAGAAGAATTTACCCTGGTTGGGGTGCCAGCTATCAGTTCACAGGCGAAACAGCAATTGCAGCAGCTGACAGAGCTAAAGAAACTCACATTGCGTGATGTTGAATTCAGTGACCTGGACTTCAGTATACTGACTCAACTGGAAGCATTGACGTTAGAGGTGGACTCCCTGGCGCAGCTTTCCTTACCAAAACATGGCGAGCTGAAGTCATTAACGCTTACTGGCGATGGGCCCCAGAAGCTTGATATTACCGATCTTAGCCAATTGGAGACGTTGTCAATCCGCGGCAGTGGTATACAGTCTCTGGATGTAGCCGGCGCTCTTAAATTACGCAGAATTTACGCCAATGGCAGCCAGCTTACTAGTATATCCGGTGTGTCTGAGTCACACTTGCTAGAATCTCTGACCATCAATAACACGCCGATGCCTCAGCTTGATCTGACACATTACGTGAATCTTGAATCTCTTTATATGGAAGATACTCAGATAGCGGAGTTAGACATCAGTAATGCAACGCAGCTACAAAGAATTATCGCCTCTCGCTCCGAGCTTCAACGACTGGCTGCGTTCAAGCCCAGCCCTGTTAGGGAACTACGCTTAATGGAGACGCAGTTGATTGCCATTGAGTTGGGCATGATGCCCGAACTAGAAAAACTAGATGTGCACAGCGCCAGGTTGCAAAAAATAGACCTCACAGGCGCAGATGCGCTGAAGCGAGTTGTGGCGAAGGATAATCAAATCAGTAAAGTGGTCATGCCAGCTAGTTCACAAGTTGGTGAATTATATCTGAATAATAACCTGATTACTGAGTTTGCCTTAACTGGCTCGCAGCAAAACGAGCACTTACATGTATTAAACCTGACGGGCAATCAACTGACGCAGTTCGATGTGACGCAGTTCGATAACTTGTATAGCTTGAATTTGTCTGACAACCCAATATCACGATTGGCTTTAAAGCATGAGCAAGGGATACAAACCTTAGCCCTTGATAATACGGTTTTAACTGAGTTGGATCTGTCGGGCTTTAATCGCCTAAATTATCTCTCTATCAACAATACGCCTATTGCAAATCTCACTATTCCGGCAACAATCGATAAACTATATGCAAGTGGCACGAATATTACCGAGTTGAATCTGCCTGATGGCTTATCCCATGCCGACATATATTTCAGAGGAAATCAGCTAGATTCGTTGAGCATTGCAGATAATGTTAGGTATACAAGGTTGTACCTTCGGGATACCGAGCTCAGTGAGCAAGTGAAAGAGTTGCTGAAAAATTCATCTCGCGACAAGGTAGCTGCATATAGATGCAGTGAAGGTGGTTATACTTGCACCGGAATTAATTGA
- a CDS encoding DUF418 domain-containing protein, with product MSARIHGIDLARALAIFGMVVVNFKLVMGATSGSPILLSLSALLEGRAAALFVILAGVGLSLSARKAQERDLLHRKQVQNKVAMRGILLLCLGLAYLPVWPADILHFYGCYFVLASWLLFASHRTLLTLCALAVSTFPALLLVIDYSKGWHWETLTYVDLWTLDGLIRRIFYNGFHPVFPWIAFLLFGMWLGRQPLHQSALQKRLLKIAIITVVSVEGAFYLLRTLAVSVGMQDQDIQFLLSTGPIPPLPQYLVCAAASSVLILLGCIKLAQRFAHSAVLRSLEDTGKLSLTFYIAHVIIGMGALEALNMLGNQSIEVALLSSLLFCVSAWCFATLWRRRYAQGPAEWLFRYLLARTQTH from the coding sequence ATGAGCGCGCGGATCCATGGTATTGACCTTGCCAGAGCACTGGCAATTTTTGGTATGGTGGTCGTTAACTTTAAGCTTGTTATGGGCGCAACCTCGGGCAGCCCCATTCTGTTATCACTAAGCGCCCTGTTGGAGGGACGTGCCGCAGCACTGTTTGTGATCCTGGCAGGGGTCGGACTCAGTTTATCTGCTCGCAAAGCCCAAGAGCGCGATTTACTACATCGAAAACAGGTGCAAAACAAAGTCGCTATGCGTGGTATTTTGTTGCTGTGCCTGGGGTTAGCTTATTTGCCCGTCTGGCCGGCAGATATTCTACACTTTTATGGCTGTTACTTTGTCCTGGCTTCGTGGTTGCTGTTTGCTTCTCATCGTACTTTATTAACACTCTGTGCGCTGGCTGTGTCTACTTTTCCTGCCCTGCTGTTAGTTATTGATTATTCCAAAGGCTGGCACTGGGAAACGCTTACCTATGTGGATTTATGGACCCTGGATGGTCTGATAAGGCGGATTTTTTACAATGGCTTTCATCCTGTATTTCCCTGGATTGCTTTTTTATTGTTTGGTATGTGGCTTGGCCGCCAACCGCTGCACCAAAGTGCACTGCAAAAGAGATTGTTGAAAATCGCCATTATCACTGTGGTATCTGTCGAAGGCGCTTTTTATCTGCTGCGCACACTGGCCGTGAGTGTTGGCATGCAAGATCAGGATATTCAGTTTTTGCTCAGCACCGGACCTATTCCCCCACTACCTCAGTATCTGGTGTGTGCCGCCGCCAGCTCAGTACTTATCTTACTGGGTTGTATCAAACTTGCGCAGCGCTTTGCCCATTCAGCTGTATTGCGCTCATTGGAAGACACGGGTAAGTTGTCGCTCACTTTTTATATTGCCCATGTCATTATAGGTATGGGTGCGCTGGAAGCGCTAAATATGCTGGGTAATCAGTCAATAGAGGTGGCATTGTTGAGCAGCCTGTTGTTTTGTGTGTCTGCCTGGTGCTTTGCCACGTTATGGCGGCGCAGGTATGCTCAGGGCCCTGCCGAGTGGCTGTTCAGATATCTCCTTGCACGTACTCAAACACACTAA